TGGTtagcaaattattattttttaaatattcagatAAACTGTTTTGTTGATGGtactttcaataaaaaccaaattgccAACTCCGCTTGCCGCCATACATCCCCACACCATCACTGAACACCCACCATGTTTAACTGTGATTATCAAATTTCGGCATACTAACTATTTTTGGTTCTCCAGAATTTAACCGGTTTTTTTTCTGCCCAAATACCTCGAATTTACTTTCATCGCTAAACAGGACATTATTCCAGAAAGAAACATcccaattttccaatttttttgcataatcaagacttttctttttatttaccgTCGATATTAGCGGATTTTTCGTGGGAGACGACCATGTAACCCATTTGCGTGCAACGCTAGACGTATTGTGGCAGCACTTACGCTACTATCTGATGCAATTGAAACTTCTTGTGATATTTTGACCGCACTTTTAAAGGGATTTTTCTTCACATCACGCATTATAGACCTTACTTCAGtcttatttaaaacttttggaTGGCCTGTACCTGGGCGATTTTCCTCTTTGCCGAGCTTTTTGTCtttgtcaacaatttttttcacagtattaTGGCTTTTGTTGGCAAAAGAGCCAATTTCACGAAAGGTTTTACCTTCATTGCGAAGCTTTAGTACCAATTCTCTAACATCAGTCGAAGTTTGTTTAcccattattgaaaaaaattaataatacaattttatttattgtagacAAAAACTTTTCTCTCTGCCGAtcgcaaccaattaaaatacaatatgaaaaaagtttcaatgcaGCGAAAAAGGAAGTAAACAACCAAATATAGCGGTATTTGTTACGGTACAACATCGCTAAAATACTACTGATGCAcgctgtacactttattttgacgcgtaaaatatgcactaaattttgtttttgttttaaaacttttgttgttgtaatttattttctttttgttttctagtATTAAGTAGAGAAtgaaatactaatttaaaaaacatgaaattaaaatatattgttttgttataagaccctgaaataaaatccatattataTCAAAATGATTTGTACACTTTATGCGCATACACagtgtatgcgcatatgtatataaattcacatatttgtatttgcatatgccttcttcctgtgtgcatggtaatgaaccatttctctatgaggattattaatttgatttacttgaagaatttaaaataaaaccaattgtatcatcatcatccttaccgaatttataattgttgttttaatgtttttaccttctatatatcttatatataaaaatggagacgtttttttgtgttcgttagtcgccgattcacgcctaaacgcattcaccaatttcaatcaaactttcacagatcattggtattggtccatagatggtgtatgtgaagttttaaagaaatcggtaaaagtatgcgtgcgttgtgtaagcgtgaaaaatataatatttgcgtgtttcccttctacggacattacgtatacggaatgagaatacacgcaaatgaataatATACACAGATATGAATAACATTGTTTTTATgtcgagtgacgtatgcgactgtattattcgtaacgcaatagttgtcctctctttcctttcctttttatgcatgcgtgacacggcatcaaagcacattgcttttttttaaactggaaaaatattttgagcttcatttgaacgtttaatgatttagataaaataaaaattcgttaaatatatttgattccattaataaccatcagcctgtatttttcgaagttcaaagtttttgacaaatattgaaacgtttacttaaattaaatgttaaatacatatatataaatgcgcaaatgtaaaagtttagatggatttaaaatatacgaaattattcagcggttgaatccatacattttttgaaatccatcaatatggatcgacagttgccataaatgttcttttaaaaaataaaatgtgttaatttgatggtagctcgagtattaagatcaggtttctattagtataactttgttcatgggtttgcgtaattttttgtggtgaatttctaaaaccaagaaaagaaaacgcgaaagccgacgagcaaaatgtaaaaaataaatcctcttgtatgtataggtatatactcgaaaaagttatgctaacacttttttcatgcatttaggtagacaattttatatgggcaaacgtacgtttacgagataaatgcctaaaagcaggtataactaaaatagcgctctcagggatttctgttacaatacttcttaaatttcatgctccaagtgttcgagcattggtatagcgctgaagacaaatgctcataaatgttcttttaaaaaataaaatgtgttaagggggtcttctggtctccagcgaaaaaaaaatcgatttttttttttgcataattttgttgtatgtgtatgcgagaatacgccacagaaaggattttttgaaaatcgcattttttcacatttttctgggcaccgaagtgtaccctcctccggccgttttatcataaactttatctttaaacgcgtttccccgaaaatcgtgttttttaagcattttggtcacacttttcatagtagttatactccgatttcaatggttttgatcttaaaaggttcggaaaacttaccgctaagtttccccgtgtacgatttttgaaattttttttcattccatttttataaccttttaaagttcaaaaaatgagcaaaaaaaaattttttttgcaaattgttgcataacttttgaaaaaaatttaaaaaaaaaaatctgtcccgggaaaacttaaccagggcaactctgaagacaacgcatatctaatttttgctttctgattacccaggtggaaaaaccgtgaccaaaatggagacctgtttcgtttggaggtggacgtcttcagcgccatttcaaggtcgcgggtgttaatttttttcaaagtcaaaaccattttttaaaagccaagacatgtacctttaaaataaaaaaataaaaatttttaaatattcacaggatttgtcacaatcaatccccaaaaaaacccttcatttcagggcctcgagaccagaagacccccttaatttgatggtagctcgagtattaagatcaggtttctattagtataactttgttcaagggcttgcgtaatttttttgtggtgaaagtctaaaaccaagaaaagaaaacgcgaaagccgacgagcaaaatgtaaaaaataaatcctcctgtatgtatatattaacgttattaaaacacaaactcaCTTCTCGGTGTCTGCGAAATAACTCTACtcctttattcaaatttatttacagtAAACCTTAATTATCTAAAGCTTACATCTAACGAAATCTCTTAAAGTTCTACTCTTACTCTAATTTCTCttattgctaaatttaagattaatatttaaatatgtaagttaatatgtttgtgtatgtaagtatgtacgtatgtagatatgtattcaggtatttatgtgttatacatgtatgtaggtatgtatcttATGTTACAAAATATActcgaaaaagttatgctaaaactttttttatgcatttaggtagacaatttcatatgggcaaacgtacgtttacgagataaatgcctaaaagcaggtataactaaaatagcgctctcagggatttctgttacaatacttcttaaatttcatgctccaagtgttcgagcattggtatagcgctgaagacaaatgctcataaatgttcttttaaaaaataaaatgtgttaagggggtcttctggtctccagcgaaaaaaaaatcgatttttttttttgcataattttgttgtatgtgtatgcgagaatacgccacagaaaggattttttgaaaatcgcattttttcacatttttctgggcaccgaagtgtaccctcctccggccgttttatcataaactttatctttaaacgcgtttccccgaaaatcgtgttttttaagcattttggtcacacttttcatagtagttatactccgatttcaatggttttgatcttaaaaggttcggaaaacttaccgctaagtttccccgtgtacgatttttgaaattttttttcattccatttttataaccttttaaagttcaaaaaatgagcaaaaaaaaattttttttgcaaattgttgcataacttttgaaaaaaatttaaaaaaaaaaatctgtcccgggaaaacttaaccagggcaactctgaagacaacgcatatctaatttttgctttctgattacccaggtggaaaaaccgtgaccaaaatggagacctgtttcgtttggaggtggacgtcttcagcgccatttcaaggtcgcgggtgttaatttttttcaaagtcaaaaccattttttaaaagccaagacatgtacctttaaaataaaaaaaaaaaaatttttaaatattcacaggatttgtcacaatcaatccccaaaaaaacccttcatttcagggcctcgagaccagaagacccccttaatttgatggtagctcgagtattaagatcaggtttctattagtataactttgttcaagggcttgcgtaatttttttgtggtgaaagtctaaaaccaagaaaagaaaacgcgaaagccgacgagcaaaatgtaaaaaataaatcctcctgtatgtatatattaacgttattaaaacacaaactcaCTTCTCGGTGTCTGCGAAATAACTCTACtcctttattcaaatttatttacagtAAACCTTAATTATCTAAAGCTTACATCTAACGAAATCTCTTAAAGTTCTACTCTTACTCTAATTTCTCttattgctaaatttaagattaatatttaaatatgtaagttaatatgtttgtgtatgtaagtatgtacgtatgtagatatgtattcaggtatttatgtgttatacatgtatgtaggtatgtatcttATGTTACAAAATATActcgaaaaagttatgctaaaactttttttatgcatttaggtagacaatttcatATGGGCAAACGTACGTTTACGAGATAAATGCCTAAAAGCAGGTATAACTAAAATAGCGCTCTCAGGGATTGCTGCAAGTATATTAACAAAGGTAGTGACATGGCTGTTTTTGGAGTTGCAGAGAACCGAAATGATGAAATAACTCAATACCAAATGGGCAGGTACATTAGTAGTAACGAGGCAGTTtggcgaattttgtttttctccaTTCATGACCGTAgtccagctgttattcatttaGCAGTTCATTTGGAAAATGGACAGCGTGTGTATTTTACTGTTGATAATGCTCAGACAATTGTAGAGCGACCGCCATCAACCACaataacttcttttgttaaattATGTGAAAGAGATCAATTTGCTAAAACACTGCTTAATTCACAAGTACCAACATATTACACATGGGAAAGACGTAAAAGAGGAAAACCTGTTGATGGTTATCCTGGTGTTTTTGAAAGTGACGCCGTTGGACGACTTTATACAGTGCATCCTAGCGAGGctgaatgtttttatttgggtcttttattaattaatgtTCGTGGACCAACgtcttttttgaatttgaaaagagtTAATGGGCGCCTCTGTCAAACTTACCGGCGAGCATGTGAAGAATTGCATGCACTTGAAGATGATAATCATTGGGATGCAACACTTGCAGATGCATCCGCAACAGGTACACCGCATCAAATACGgacattattttcaattattgtgCAACATGTTTTCCATCTCATATTGAAGATATGTGCTTAGTAGTTGCAAATAAATTATTGTCACAATTAGGTTTACCACCTCCTAATCGAGCAATGCATGATGTATTTAATCAAGATATACAACGTGAACAACAATACGATATAAATGATCTTAAcacatttataaatttgaatctGCCGAAATTGAATATAGAACAAAAACATGCATATGACTCTATGATGCAAGCTATACAAAACAAAAGTGGAGGAATGTTTTTTTAGATGCGCCGGTAAAACGTTTTTGATTTCGTTGTTATTAGCGACTGTAAGATCACCAAACAATATAGCATTAGCGCTTGCATCGTCTGGAATAGCTGCTACATTATTAGATGGTGGCCGTACAGCGCATTCCGCACTTAAATTACCATTCAATATTCAAAGTAATGAAAATCCAACAtgtaacatttcaaaaaattctggaatgggaaggGTTTTGCAACAATGCAAATTAATTGTGTGGGATGATTGTACAatggcacataaaaaatcagtggaagcattggatagaactttgaaaggtttacgtaataatcaagaaatATTTGGTGGCGCTTTAATATTATTGCCTGGTGATTTTCGTCAAACTTTGCGAGTAATTCCCCGTTCAACACCAGCAGATGAATTAAAAGCATGTTTAAAGACATCCCATTTATGGAGGAACGtaaaaactttgactttgaaaacaaatctgCGAGTTTATTTACTTCTGAAGATAGGAAATGGACAAATTCCTATTGATGCTGCTACTGGCTTAATCCCTTTGCCAGatagtttttgtaatttcgcacacacaaaacaacaattagtttcaagtgtttttccaaatattgcgcaaaattatcaaaatcacaattggttagctgaaagagcaatactggctgcgaagaataaggatgttggtcaattgaatgcgaatattttaaatgatgtgcctggtgagattgtaacatttaaatcaattgatacaGTTATATGTAAATCAAGATGAcgctgtaaattatccaacagaatttttaaattccttggaCTTACCTGGACTGCCGGCTCATCGCTTTCAATTGAAAGTTGGTgcaccaattattttgcttagaaatttaaatcagccaCGATTGTGTAACGGAACAAGATAAGCAGTCAAATGGGTCATGAATAATCTTATtaaagcaacaattttaaaaggaaaattcaaaggtgaagacgtattgattccgcgtattccgctgattccaccagatttagcttttgacttcaaaagattgcaatttccaatacgtcttgcatttgcaatgacaataaacaaagcacaaggacaatcgctggaattatgcggaattgacttagaatatccatgcttctcccacggacaattatatgtatcatgttcacgcgtaggaaagccatcagttctgtttatttataccacaactcagagcaaaacaaaaaatgtagtttacgaaaaggctttgtgttagtttaagtttaaaattaacattaattttatattgtaaaaaagaataaatacacatagcGTGAATTTAAGTCGAGTGTTaattattcatttctaattcTGATATGCGtagcgaagcaggcagagggtccgctagttgatgtatgtatgttaatatgAAAACGTTTAATCCGCTGTCTAAGTGGGATGAATCTGACCAAAAAATGGGTTTTTGGtgtgcttttaaaaataatttcaccaTACATTGAGCGCTTTTCAGCTTTTCAAGTAGGtacgagttaaataaaaaaaaatatgtaacataTGTTTTTAACATggtgattaatatttttgtctACGTGCACATATCTCTTCACACAAAATGTAAGCACGAACCAAATGTGCcattctcaaataaaaatactttgtgcTTATTCTTACATCGAAATGAGTGGAAGTAGAAaggtaagtacaataaaaaagttgtttgatacATTCCAACGGCCGATTCTCTGTTTCTGATTTtgcaattgggaactcgccttcaggaGCCAAGGAGCTACATTATTCGCCTAAGAAAGCAGCTCATATTACTAATGTCTGTTGCGCGTTGCACGATATATGCTTAAAGTATCGGTGCGATGAcacaccttttatttcaaatagagCTTCTCAACCGGAAATTTCTGAACACGTGCAGtttgaaaaatctgaattgCATTCATCATACCTTAATGGGGCTAAGCGTATTAGAGCAAATATAGGCAATTGCCTTATGTAAATTTATgacaaaatgtttttataattgaatGACACTCTTCAAAGAAATGTCTGATTTGTATTAGCTCAAAAGCGGCTTTATTGTTAATCTTGCTTtaccaatttgaaaaaataaagtacataaaattaattttttgtacaaaaacgTTCGAAACATTCTAATTATTGCCTAAGCTTTTCTTTGCagctattattttcaaattttgaaccTCGATTCGGCTGTTTATAAGTATGAGTTTACGGTCAACTTCAATTTTTCTGAGCCGTTCAATTTCCGAATTGTGGCGTTTTGTTTCCTTTAGTAAactgttttgaatattttgaaagttttcgaGGGCTTGGCTTAATTCCTTTAAGTGGCCTTCTATTTGAGTATAGTGATGACTTTGGATTTCCAAGCCCTTTCTGACGTTGTCATTCATTTCCTTTTGAACATCTAGTTCAATTAAGggttaatttttttacgaatttgCTGGCTGGTTTTTTGTGCAGGCAAAGCACTTTCCCTTTGCGTGTCACCGGCAGCTTCGGTGCTATTTTCGTCCAAGCTATTGTCCATGCAACTACATTCCACATCAGAGTCCTCACTAGAGCTGTTGTCCTCATCCCTACTGTTATTTTCACGTCGCTTACCAGGTGATTTCGTTGCATTCAAACCAAACGGCTTGCCATCTTCGACACCTTCCGCAGCTGCTACTGACGCAGTTATATCCAAAATTGACTGTTCTAATACAGAAAAAACATGTTGCTTGCAAGGTCCTCCACCGGtctttttcctatttttgttattttcgacAGGCTTGTTTCGTACGTATCGTTTTTGATCAATCCAAACCTGTAAGCAATGGCTATATAAATTATGGCACATTCCATAGCCACATTGCATTGATAGTCACCTTTTTCCATTCGGAGATTGATTTTGATGGTGGGCCCATGCTATTCAGGGAATTGCTCAATTTCTTCCA
The Anastrepha ludens isolate Willacy chromosome X, idAnaLude1.1, whole genome shotgun sequence DNA segment above includes these coding regions:
- the LOC128869133 gene encoding uncharacterized protein LOC128869133, encoding MGPPSKSISEWKKVWIDQKRYVRNKPVENNKNRKKTGGGPCKQHVFSVLEQSILDITASVAAAEGVEDGKPFGLNATKSPGKRRENNSRDEDNSSSEDSDVECSCMDNSLDENSTEAAGDTQRESALPAQKTSQQIRKKINP